The nucleotide window AAGGTTGAGAAAATAAAATAAACTCTGTTTGCGAAGGTCAGCTTGCTGACCTTTTTATGTGTTGTCTTTTAATAAACCGAAGTCTTCGCTTCTACGCTCTCAAATATTCTTTGTATTACAAAACACTTGCAATCCCCCAGCATCAGTGGTAGAATGCTTAATGTTTTGTATATCAAATTATTTGGAGGAACTATGAAAAAAACAATCAAACGCCTGTTGTTAGGCCTACTGGCTGTTCTGATCATCGTGATCGCAGCTTTTGGACTGATGTTCGGCAAGGAAATTCAGACCATCGCTTCGATTAAAAAAGTGGATGATTACGGGATGTATTCAATCGAATACAAAGCTGATTACGGTTTGGACAAACTGGTGGAATCCGGCGGAGCATCCAGCGATTCTGAATTGGTTAACTTCGTGGTCGGAAATCTCTTAAAAGGACTTCCTTTGAAGTTCAATATTCCGGATTTTGGCTGCAGTACGTTTCAGGCAAAAACAGAAGACGGGGACTGGCTGTTCGGTCGGAATTATGACTTGAATTATGTTCCGAGCATGATCGTCAAAACGAATCCGAAAAACGGCTATGCTTCACTGTCAGTCGCGAATATTTCAGTTTTAGGTTACGATGCGGATAAGCTGCCGGATAATTTTGCATCAGGAATCATGAGTCTGGCTGCTCCGTATGTCATGATGGACGGCATGAATGAAATGGGCTTTTCAATCGGCGTCTTATTGATCAAAGATGAACCCACCCAGCAGAACACTGACAAGCTGGATCTGACTACGACCTCGGCGATGCGCTGGCTTTTAGACAAAGCTGCCAATGTCGAAGAAGCGATTGCGATGCTTGAAAATATGGATATGCATGCCTCTGCCAATGCTTCTTATCATTTCCAGATGGCTGATGCTCAGGGAAACAGCGCCGTTATTGAATACATTGACAATGAATTGCGTGTCATCCGCAAAGAACCAGATGGATTACAATATCTGACCAATTTTTTGATCAGTGAAGATGTCTATGGTTTCGGCAAGGGTCAGGATCGCTATGAAATTCTTGAAAACACGCTGACTCAGAATCATGGCATCTTATCCGAAATGGAGTCCATGGACCTGCTCCAAGCTGTCAGTCAGGATAAGATCAGTGAGGATACTGGAAAACAAACCGCTACGCAGTGGTCGGTTGTGTATAACAATACAAAAAAGACCGCAAAGATCGTTGCAGGAAGAAATTATGATACGGTGATTGAGGTTTCTCTCAGCCGTTAAATTCAATGAACTCTTTGTCTGTTTGCCAGACAAGGAGTTTTTTGTTTTACCCGTTGAAAACTTTTTCTTGAAAAATGAAAATTTATTCAAAAACTTGTTGACATTCTTTCATTCTTCGCATACACTAAGAACAACAAAACATCGAGGAACAGAAAAAGTAGTCAGAACAAAACCCCAGCGAGCTGATACAGAGTGGAAGGTCAGCGGTACTGATTCTGATGAAAACGCATCTGGGAGATGGCTTTCTGAAACCAGTAGGAAAGTCCGATTATCCGCGTTAAGGATCTGAGGAGGCCGGACAGACCGGCAATTAGAGTGGCACCGCGAATCCATCGTCTCTAGCTTAGGCTGGGGACGATTTTTATTTTCCCTAATGGGTTCTGGAAAGGAGTGAGAGGATGATCCAGATAGTACAGTTTCAAGTTGACAACCGAAATCGCCCGACCCATCATCCCGAGAAGCGTTACCGACGATGCTTGCTTAATCCAGATGCTTCAAACTCAAGAAAGGAAAATGAACATGAAAAAAATCAATTTACTTCTCTGCGCAGGCTTATTAATGCTAAGCACTGCCTGCTCTTCTAACCCTTCCTCATCTACGCCAACTCCGCAAACAGCACAGAACGCCATTACCGTTGCCGTCGGCAGCCAGATCACCACGCTGGATCCCGGCTACAATACAGAAACTGTCAACAATTACATTTTAGCTCATACCGTTTCCAGCCTGATGACTAAAGATGAAAATGGCACCGTCATTCCGGAGCTGGCTGAGGAATACACCGTCAGTGAAGATGGACTGACCTACACCTTAACATTAAAGGAAGGTCTGACCTGGAGCGATGGTCAGGCCCTGACCTCCCAGGATTTCAAATACGCGATTTTACGAAATCTGACTTATGGAGCCGATAATTCCTGGGCGATCTACAATCTGACAACCTATCTCAAAGGCGCGGAAGAGATTGCTTCCAACACCGATCTGGATGCCTCCGCGATTGAAATTGAAGGTGTTGAAACACCGGATGATTCCACGCTGGTACTGAATTTAAAACAACCGTGTGCTTTCTTTATCAATCTGTTGACCGGCAATGTCTGGGCACCGCTCAGAGCTGACTTTGCGGATGCGCATGATTCAACTTGGGCATTAAAGCCTGGTTATCCAAGCATTGGAGCCTATCAGCTGGCCGAATGCAATGAAAATGAAAAAGCGGTGATCGTCAAAAATGACAGCTATTACAAAGCTGACGAAATCACGCTGGATCAAATCACCTTCCTCGTCATGCCTGACAGTGATGCTCAATCGTTAGCTTATAAAAACGGTGAAATTGATGTGGCACTGAATGTTCCTGTTGATGTCGGCGTCAATTATCCAAATCAGAATGAAGTCTGGAATATCCCTTCACCTACTTCTTATTTCATCGCTCTCAATTCCGGAGCGACTGCCCCGGAAGCACTGAAAGAAGCAAAAGTGCGCAAAGCGCTGGCGATCTCGATCGACAAACAGGCTCTGGCTTCAACCTTGGGACCGGAACAATACTACCAGGCACTGGGCGGCTATGTTCCTGCCGGTCTGAATGGGATTGATCAGGATTTCCGGAAGGAAGCCGATGCGAAAGGAACAATGCAGGCCTATGATCCAGAACAAGCGAAAGCCTTGTTAAAGGAAGCCGGCTATGATGAAACTCATCCGCTGAAAATCAAATATAAGTATTCTTCTTCCTTTATCCATTCCGATGTTGCTCAGATTCTCGAAGCGATGTGGAAAAATATCGGGATCGACTGTGAATTGGAAGTCGTTGAATCCGGTGTCTTCTATAATCAGATTGACAATGGTGATTTTGAACTTTCCCGTTATGGCTACACGGCCAGTGATGATCCTTCTCAGTTTCTGACCTTGTGGACAACCGGTCAGCAAGTGGTAGCCGCCGTGGATGATCCGGCTTATGACAAAATGGTAGCCGAGGCCGCGGCACTGATTGATCACACCGAATATATGGAAGCTCTGCACGCGGTGGAAGAATATCTTGTGGAAGAACAGGCTTACGTCATTCCGCTGTTCAGCTACAACACGCCGATTCTTAAAAGTGAAAAGATCCAGAATGCGACAAAGAAGGGAACAACGCCATTCTACGGTTATGTCACTTTGCAATAATCTCTCCGTATAAGAGAAAAGGATGGATTTCCATAAAACAGTGGAAATCCATCCTTTTCCTTTACTCGCTTAAAAGTACCGCTTCCAAATCCTGAAGCATCACATCCAGCGCGGTAATCCCGCCTTCTGCCAGATACCAGACCGTCGGCGTCAAATAGACAATATGTCCCTGCTGCGCCGCTAACGTCTTGGCGGTCAGCTCGTTGTTCATCACTTCCTCAGCCAGCTTTGCCCCTTCAGTGTTAATCGCAGAATCCCGATCCAACACGAAAATGTATTCCGGGTTCAGCTTGACCAGCAGTTCCATGGAAGACTCATTGCCGTGCGTTGAATCCACATCGTCCGCCAAATTGGTGAAACCAATTTCATTGCCGATCAGCGAACAGCGGCTTCCATTGCCCAGAGTATTGAAGTTGCTGCTAGTGACCATGCCGATCACCGCGGTTTTGCCTTGGGCTGCCTGGCGCAGAGCTTCGACTCGGCTGTCAAAATGCTGCAGCTGTTCAGCCGCTTTTTCTTCCATCTTAAATAAGGAAGCGACCTTCATGGCATTCTGTTTTACACTTTCCACGACGCCCAGCTGAGCATCCGTGCTCAAATACACGACCGGAGCAATCTTAGACAACGCTTCATATTGGTCGCTTAGCCGGCCGCTGATAAAAATCACATCCGGCTCGCTGGCCATCAGCGCTTCCATATTGACTTCCTTTAAGGTTCCCAGATTGGCAATGGCTTCATTTTCATTATAAGCTTTTAAATAATCCACCGTAGATGACTTCGGCATCCCGACAACGCGATCGCCCAAGCCCCAGTTATCCAGCATATCCAAAACCGCCATATCCAACACGGCAATCCGCTGCGGATCGACCGGCACTTCCACGGAGATCATTTCCTGACTTCCGTTCAGGGTTGTCACTGTCATCGTTTCATTCGGCTTCTGTTCCGACTGACCGGCCTTTTCTGGTTTTGATGCACAGCCGGTAAGTGTCAGCAGTGCTGCCAACAGGAATATTGTTATTTTTTTCATTTCTTCTGCTCCTTTTGTTTTTAATTTCGAATCGCAGGGATGCGCCTGCCGCTGGATGCGTTTCATCGCAATTCCGCTTTTAAGCATAATCCCCCTTTTTTTGACAAGTCCGCTTCTTATCGATTAATAGTAAATGGATAACGGCCGGCCCTCGACCTGTTGAATTTCAAAATCAACGCCGTAGATTTCTGATAAATTTTCCTTGGTGATTACTTCCTGCACCGTTCCGAAGTGGGCTACCCTGCCCTCGACAAACGCGCAGATATAATCCGAGTAAAACGCGGCGTAATTGATCTCATGCAGGACGAGGATTACCGTTTTCCCCAATTCATCGCACAGCCGCCGGACAATTTTCATCATCTTGGTCGCATGGTAGATGTCAAGGTTGTTGGTGGGCTCATCCAACAAGATATAATCGGTATCCTGAGCGATCACCATCGCGATCATCGCCCGCTGCCGCTGCCCGCCGGACAATTCATCGATAAACTGATCGGCAATCGCATCCAGCTCCATATAAGCCAGCGCTTGGTCAACTTTTTCCTGATCTTCCGGCTGCAGCCGGCCCTGACAGTACGGAAACCGGCCGAAGCTGACCAGCTCCCGGACCGTCAGTTTCATTTGGATATTGTTGGACTGGGTGAGGATCGCCAGCCGCTTCGATAATTCACGGCTGTTCCATTTCGCCAGATCCTGACCTTCAAAGTGAATCAGACCGGCATCTTTGGCGACCAGTCTTGAAATCATACCCATGACGGTCGATTTTCCTGCCCCGTTAGGACCGATTAATGACAATACCTGACCCTGCGGAATCTCAAAGCTCACCTCATCAACAACTCGTTTTTTGCCATATTGTTTTGTCAGATGCTGAATTACCATACCTGCTGCCTCCCTTTGCCTAATAACAGAACCAAAAAATAGAAACCGCCGCCAATCGTAATCAATACGCTGATCGGTATGCTGTAAGCAAACAGGTGTTCCACGGCCAGCTGACCGCCGACCAGGACGATCATGCCCAGCAGCGCCGAACCGAAAATCAGCCAGCTGTGGCGGTAGGTCTGAAACAGCTGCCGCGACAGATTGGCGATGATCAGTCCCAGAAATGAAATTGGCCCGACCAATGCCGTCGCAATTGCGATCAGAATCGTCACGCCCAAAAGCAGCCGGCGGTTGGTTTTGTCCACGTCAACGCCCAGATTGACTGCCTGATTTTTTCCCAGCGCCAGCACATCGAGCAGCTTCAGTTCCCGCCGCAAAACGACAAGGACGCCTGTGATCAGCACTGTGGAAATCAAAAGCAGGCTGGAATTAACGTTGGAAAAGCTGGCGACTAATGAGCCTAACAAAGCGTCGTATTCATTGGGATCCATGATCCGGGTCAGCGTTGTCTGCATGCTGGAGAAAAAGGTCGACATGACCGTGCCTGCCAGCAGCACATATAAAATCTGATGCTTCATTTTCTTAAACAATGTCCCATAGATCAAAATCGCCGCGCCGCTCATGATGACCAGATCGACGACAAACGACAGCTGCGGATGCCGGGCGATCAGACTGCCGGAACCGAGAAAGAACACCACCGCTGTGTGAATCAGCGCATACAGAGAATTCATGCCCAACAGGCAGGGCGTGACGATCTTGTTCTGAATCAAAGTCTGAAAGACAATCGAAGCGCCGCCGATGCAGAAGGCAGTCACAAGCATCACCAGCAGTTTCGGCACGCGCAGCTCCATCGCATAGGCAGCATATTTCGGATTGACGTTGATCGTCAGATAGCCGATCACCGCCAGCACAGCCAGGCCGATTAAAATCAGAGCTTTGATCTGTAAACTGCGCTGTTTCATCCCTTGCAGCCTCCTTCCGCTTTTTTGATGAATCGACCCTTGCCGTTAAGCCGCATCCATAACAGGACAAGAAAGATCAGACTGCCCAGAACGCCCACAATCAGCTCAATCGGCAGTTCATACGGAGCTATCACAACCCGGCCGATCATGTCAGAAATCAGGACGAACAGCGCGCCGAACAGTGCTGTATCCGTCAGCGTCCCGCGCAGTTTATCGCCCTTAAACATCGTGACCAGATTGGGAACGATCAAACCGATGTAGGAAATACTGCCGGCGACAACGACGACACTGGCGGTGATCATGGCCGCGATCGTCAGTCCCAGAAACAAAACAGCATTGTAAGAAACGCCGAGATTTTTTGAAAAGTCCTTGCCCATGCCTACGATATTGAAATGATTGGCAAAGATAAAAGCGGCAGCGATCAGCGGCACCACCAGCATGACCAGTTCATAGCGGCCTTTCATCACCAGTGAAAAATGGCCGACCAGCCACGAGGACAGCGCCTGCGTCATTTCATATTTATAGGCCAGATAATTCGTAATGCCGCCGATCACATTGCCGAACATGATCCCGACAAGCGGTACCATCACGACGTCCCTAAATTGAATCCGCTGAATCAGCGCCACGAAGATCCACGTTCCGGCGATCGCCGCCGTGAAGGCAAAGCCGGCGCGTACCCATAGGGTTGATCCCGGCATAAACAACAGCGCCAACAGAATTCCCAGCTGGGCCGAGGAAATTGTCGCGCCGGTCGTCGGGGATACAAACTTGTTCATGCACAGCTGCTGCATGATCAAACCGGCAACGCTCATGCCCATGCCCGTACAAAGAATCGCCAACAGCCGCGGCAGGCGCGAAATCATCAGAATTTCAAACGCTTCCCAATTCCCGCTGAATATGTCCATCACGCTGAAATCCACAACGCCGATAAATAAGGAAGCGGCTGCGCATACCATCAGCAGCGCCGTTAAGATCAGCGTACTTTTAACTCGCAGAAGCATAGCATTCTCCTTTCCTGAATATTTGTTAGTTTAAACTAACTTAAGCGTGAAAATAAAAGAGTCGATGGCCCTTCGATTCTATCTTTCCATTTGTTAGTCGCATCTAACCTTAAGCTTGTTCAGTCTACCATGTTCCAGCCAAAAACGCAAGCTTCCCTTTTCTCCTTTCGTATGGCAGTTTTTGCAAATCTTGAAAACTGATCTTTCAGAAGAGCACCGAAACTTCGTCTTCGCCTGAATGAAAAACCGCCCATTTTGCCTGAAACGAAGAACTATGATACACTGGAAAGACAGAGGAAATGAGGGGCGTTATGACACAGACTGAATCTTCTTTATGCCGTGTTTTTCTGGTTGACGATGATCTTCTTGTACTGGATGATCTGCGGGATCTGATCGATTGGGAAGCAGAGGGCTTCATTCTGACAGGCACGGCGGGCAATGGGGAACAGGCACTGGAACGGCTGGCTCAGACACCCGCAGATCTGGTGCTGGTGGATATTGAAATGCCGCGGTTAAACGGGCTGGCTTTCATCCGGCAGCTGCGGCAACAGGATCCGCAAATCCAAACGCTACTTCTGACAGCGTTTTCCCGTTTTGATTACGCCCGCGAAGCTGTGTCACTGGGTGTGTATAATTATATCCTCAAACACGAACTGACCGCAGAAGGACTGCTCGAAAATCTGCGCGGCATGCGGGAGCAATGGGAACGCCAGAGAACTTCCCGTTATCTTGATGAACAGGCGCGGTTTCGACAGCTGCTTTTTACCGGAGATCACATTGACTTTTCCGACGTTGGATTCAGCAGCCCACATTCTGGAATCGGTTTGGTTTGTCTGCGGCGTCTGCCTTCGCTCCATGAATTGATCTCTTTCAAAGCAACAGAAGAGACCGACCACCTTTTTGCGCAGCTTCAGCAAGCCCTGCAGCCCTTGCGCAAAACCGCTGTTTTTCTTGTTTTTCTCCAATCCGTCAATGAATGCTGGATCGCTGTGGAAGCCGATCCTCAGCTTGCCAGTGTTCCGTATGAATTTTGTACTGCGCTGCGAAAGAGCTTGGAAAACATTCTGGCTCCGATGGGGCTGTTGGTCAGTCCGGTTGCGCAGGATCTGTCTGAACTGCGCCGATTGTATCATGAGATGAATGAGCGCCAGAATCAGTTGTTTTATTTTCCTAAACAGCGCATCACCCTGCTTCATGAATGTCCGGATGCCATGCCGTATGAGGCTTCGGATTGGGAAATTCAATTAGCTCAGATCGATACTCAGGCTAGCCTGTGCCAAACGTCAACGGCGTTTTTAAACGCTCTCGATCAGGCTCGGCCGGCTTTGCCGCAGATTCTTCTGGCCGTGAAGCTCCTGCTTCAAAAGCTTCAGAAGCGAACAAGGATCAGTGAATTGTCTGAGGATTTTTCAGCATGGAAAACAATCTGTACCTATCCGGCTTTATGCGACTTTGTCCGCCGTTGGCTGCCGCTTCAGCCCCAGCCGCAGACCAGCCGCAAAACCGACTTTATGATCCGCTACCTGCAGGATCACTGTGCCGATGAAAACGTTCTTGACGATCTTTCGCAGACCCTGCAGATGAATCGCGAGTATTTAAGCAAACTGTTAAAGAAGGAAACCGGCATGACCTTGGCGCAGATGTTGTTGGATCTGCGGCTGCAGAAAGCAATGCGGCTCTTGAAACAAAAGGATCTCAAGATTTATGAGGCAGCCCGGCAATGCGGATTCCACTCCAGTCAATACTTTGCGATCGTATTTTATAAAAAATATCATGTTTATCCCAGCGATGTATTAAAGGAGCCGTATGTATGAAGCGTAAAGACATCAAGACCTGGCTTGTATCGCTGCTTCCGCCCCGACTTTCGGTAAAGCTGGCCGCTGCGCTGGGGGCATTGGTTCTGGTGATGACCAGCGTCACCAGCTTTGTCACTTATCAATACTTCGCTCACATCCTGACCCAGGAAAATCTGAAAAAAGATGCGCAGGTGCTCCGCCAGAATGCCCAGCAGCTGGAAGGCTTTATCCGTGAACTGACAGTTCTTTCCCGCAGTCTGTTGGCCGATCCGCAGCTGCAGCAGTTCTGCCACACCGCGGATCCGGACTATTTCCAAAAGGAAGCGGCAGCGGATTTATTAACCCGGACGCTGTCGGTTCAGGATCTGATCCACAGCGCGCTGATTCACCACGAAGATCAGGTGCTCTGGAACCTGTATCCGCTTGATCATACCTTTGATCCGCTTGCCCAATCTCAGAAAACAAGACAGCTGACTGGATTTACCGAAGCCTTCCTGCTGAAATCCGGCGTGGAACAGCTGCGTCTGGCGGCTTATCACACGCCGATTGCCGATTTAGTTCATCCCCAGCAGAAAATCGGAGAGCTGTGGATTCTGCTTGATCTGCGGCAATTGGAAACGATGATTCAGGCATGGAATCTGCCTCAGCAGGAAATCACGCTGATGCAGAATCAGACGGTGCTGATCGCTTCCCCTTCTGGCCTGAATGAACAACAGCTGAACAAACTGGCCAACGATCAGCCCTTTCCCTCGCTCCAGTCGGTTCGCGGCGGATTTCTGCTGAGCAGTCCGGTGGCCGGTACGCCTTATACCTTATTCTCTTATCGATCCAAGGCCGCACTGCGCGGACAGGCGTCCTTTCTGATCGTGTTTTTCAGCTTGTTCTCGCTGCTCATCTTCCTTTTATTCGTGATGATTCTCTCCCGCATTGTCCGTCAGTTTACCGCACCGTTATCCACTTTGACGGCCGGCTTGAATCAATTTGCCGCCGGTGATCTGAACACCCAGATTACCCTGCACAGTCACGATGAGCTGGAAATGCTGGGCGATACTTTCAATTCGATGGTTGTCCGCATACATGAGCTTTTAGATCAGGCTGTTGAGGATGAAAAAATCCGCAGGAAGCTGAAATTTGATATGATGATCTCCAAAATCCATCCGCATTTTATCTACAATACGTTAAACTCTGTCATCGTGATGGCTCGCCGAGCTGGGAATCAGGAGGTTGTCGATATGGTGCGTGCCTTAATTCTGATCCTTCAGGATGGCATGGCGGTGCATGAGGACCTGTTGATGGACACCATCGAACGGGAACGAGCGGTCATTGAGGCGTATGTCACCATCCAGAATTATCGCTACAAGCAGAAATTCAGCGTCGTTTACGACATCGACCCAGCGCTGAACGAGCTGCTAATCGCCAAAAACATTCTCCAGCCGTTAGTTGAAAATGCGATTTTCCACGGCATCATCCCCAAAGAGGGACCCGGACAGCTGACGCTATCCATTCAGCGCCAAAACGATCAGCTGCATGTCGAGGTTCGTGATGACGGCGTGGGACTGAGCGCCGAACTGGCCAGCCGCATTGAACAAGGCTCCGCCGCCCTGAATGCTCATCGGGAAGCCGAGAAAAACAGTGTCCATGCGATTGCGCTGGTCAATGTCTGCGAACGGCTGGAATTCCTTTACGGCGATCCTGTGACGCTGCACGTCGAAAGTGAGCTGGGGAAGGGTTCCGCATTCATCTTTGATCTGCCGATCATAGAGAAAGGAGGGCTCCCACAATGAAGGCCTATCGCATTGTTTTTCTTCTGCTGACCCTGACGCTGGCGCTTTTTCTCTATAGCGCTTTTTCCGCCCCACGTTTGACGCCGGAACCCTCGCAGAAAGAAGTGATTACAGTCTGGGGCTGGGATGATTTTCTGCCGGATGCGTTTGCGGAGTATCAGAAATCTCATCCCGATGTCGCGCTTAATTACACCGTCGTTGAAAAAAGTGAATATCTGCAGCGCTTTAAACTGGCGCTGGCACTCAATCAGCCCTTGCCGGACATCTGCATTCTCGAAAGTGAAACGCTCGACGGCATCAACGGAGCCGAGCTGTTTATCGATCTGGAAGCCTCTCCGTATTTCCTGCCGCGGCAGGAAGTTCTGGAATTTCGT belongs to Holdemania massiliensis and includes:
- a CDS encoding linear amide C-N hydrolase gives rise to the protein MKKTIKRLLLGLLAVLIIVIAAFGLMFGKEIQTIASIKKVDDYGMYSIEYKADYGLDKLVESGGASSDSELVNFVVGNLLKGLPLKFNIPDFGCSTFQAKTEDGDWLFGRNYDLNYVPSMIVKTNPKNGYASLSVANISVLGYDADKLPDNFASGIMSLAAPYVMMDGMNEMGFSIGVLLIKDEPTQQNTDKLDLTTTSAMRWLLDKAANVEEAIAMLENMDMHASANASYHFQMADAQGNSAVIEYIDNELRVIRKEPDGLQYLTNFLISEDVYGFGKGQDRYEILENTLTQNHGILSEMESMDLLQAVSQDKISEDTGKQTATQWSVVYNNTKKTAKIVAGRNYDTVIEVSLSR
- a CDS encoding iron chelate uptake ABC transporter family permease subunit; its protein translation is MKQRSLQIKALILIGLAVLAVIGYLTINVNPKYAAYAMELRVPKLLVMLVTAFCIGGASIVFQTLIQNKIVTPCLLGMNSLYALIHTAVVFFLGSGSLIARHPQLSFVVDLVIMSGAAILIYGTLFKKMKHQILYVLLAGTVMSTFFSSMQTTLTRIMDPNEYDALLGSLVASFSNVNSSLLLISTVLITGVLVVLRRELKLLDVLALGKNQAVNLGVDVDKTNRRLLLGVTILIAIATALVGPISFLGLIIANLSRQLFQTYRHSWLIFGSALLGMIVLVGGQLAVEHLFAYSIPISVLITIGGGFYFLVLLLGKGRQQVW
- a CDS encoding sensor histidine kinase, translated to MKRKDIKTWLVSLLPPRLSVKLAAALGALVLVMTSVTSFVTYQYFAHILTQENLKKDAQVLRQNAQQLEGFIRELTVLSRSLLADPQLQQFCHTADPDYFQKEAAADLLTRTLSVQDLIHSALIHHEDQVLWNLYPLDHTFDPLAQSQKTRQLTGFTEAFLLKSGVEQLRLAAYHTPIADLVHPQQKIGELWILLDLRQLETMIQAWNLPQQEITLMQNQTVLIASPSGLNEQQLNKLANDQPFPSLQSVRGGFLLSSPVAGTPYTLFSYRSKAALRGQASFLIVFFSLFSLLIFLLFVMILSRIVRQFTAPLSTLTAGLNQFAAGDLNTQITLHSHDELEMLGDTFNSMVVRIHELLDQAVEDEKIRRKLKFDMMISKIHPHFIYNTLNSVIVMARRAGNQEVVDMVRALILILQDGMAVHEDLLMDTIERERAVIEAYVTIQNYRYKQKFSVVYDIDPALNELLIAKNILQPLVENAIFHGIIPKEGPGQLTLSIQRQNDQLHVEVRDDGVGLSAELASRIEQGSAALNAHREAEKNSVHAIALVNVCERLEFLYGDPVTLHVESELGKGSAFIFDLPIIEKGGLPQ
- a CDS encoding peptide ABC transporter substrate-binding protein, with translation MKKINLLLCAGLLMLSTACSSNPSSSTPTPQTAQNAITVAVGSQITTLDPGYNTETVNNYILAHTVSSLMTKDENGTVIPELAEEYTVSEDGLTYTLTLKEGLTWSDGQALTSQDFKYAILRNLTYGADNSWAIYNLTTYLKGAEEIASNTDLDASAIEIEGVETPDDSTLVLNLKQPCAFFINLLTGNVWAPLRADFADAHDSTWALKPGYPSIGAYQLAECNENEKAVIVKNDSYYKADEITLDQITFLVMPDSDAQSLAYKNGEIDVALNVPVDVGVNYPNQNEVWNIPSPTSYFIALNSGATAPEALKEAKVRKALAISIDKQALASTLGPEQYYQALGGYVPAGLNGIDQDFRKEADAKGTMQAYDPEQAKALLKEAGYDETHPLKIKYKYSSSFIHSDVAQILEAMWKNIGIDCELEVVESGVFYNQIDNGDFELSRYGYTASDDPSQFLTLWTTGQQVVAAVDDPAYDKMVAEAAALIDHTEYMEALHAVEEYLVEEQAYVIPLFSYNTPILKSEKIQNATKKGTTPFYGYVTLQ
- a CDS encoding ABC transporter ATP-binding protein; amino-acid sequence: MVIQHLTKQYGKKRVVDEVSFEIPQGQVLSLIGPNGAGKSTVMGMISRLVAKDAGLIHFEGQDLAKWNSRELSKRLAILTQSNNIQMKLTVRELVSFGRFPYCQGRLQPEDQEKVDQALAYMELDAIADQFIDELSGGQRQRAMIAMVIAQDTDYILLDEPTNNLDIYHATKMMKIVRRLCDELGKTVILVLHEINYAAFYSDYICAFVEGRVAHFGTVQEVITKENLSEIYGVDFEIQQVEGRPLSIYY
- a CDS encoding response regulator transcription factor, encoding MTQTESSLCRVFLVDDDLLVLDDLRDLIDWEAEGFILTGTAGNGEQALERLAQTPADLVLVDIEMPRLNGLAFIRQLRQQDPQIQTLLLTAFSRFDYAREAVSLGVYNYILKHELTAEGLLENLRGMREQWERQRTSRYLDEQARFRQLLFTGDHIDFSDVGFSSPHSGIGLVCLRRLPSLHELISFKATEETDHLFAQLQQALQPLRKTAVFLVFLQSVNECWIAVEADPQLASVPYEFCTALRKSLENILAPMGLLVSPVAQDLSELRRLYHEMNERQNQLFYFPKQRITLLHECPDAMPYEASDWEIQLAQIDTQASLCQTSTAFLNALDQARPALPQILLAVKLLLQKLQKRTRISELSEDFSAWKTICTYPALCDFVRRWLPLQPQPQTSRKTDFMIRYLQDHCADENVLDDLSQTLQMNREYLSKLLKKETGMTLAQMLLDLRLQKAMRLLKQKDLKIYEAARQCGFHSSQYFAIVFYKKYHVYPSDVLKEPYV
- a CDS encoding siderophore ABC transporter substrate-binding protein, yielding MKKITIFLLAALLTLTGCASKPEKAGQSEQKPNETMTVTTLNGSQEMISVEVPVDPQRIAVLDMAVLDMLDNWGLGDRVVGMPKSSTVDYLKAYNENEAIANLGTLKEVNMEALMASEPDVIFISGRLSDQYEALSKIAPVVYLSTDAQLGVVESVKQNAMKVASLFKMEEKAAEQLQHFDSRVEALRQAAQGKTAVIGMVTSSNFNTLGNGSRCSLIGNEIGFTNLADDVDSTHGNESSMELLVKLNPEYIFVLDRDSAINTEGAKLAEEVMNNELTAKTLAAQQGHIVYLTPTVWYLAEGGITALDVMLQDLEAVLLSE
- a CDS encoding ABC transporter permease, which translates into the protein MLLRVKSTLILTALLMVCAAASLFIGVVDFSVMDIFSGNWEAFEILMISRLPRLLAILCTGMGMSVAGLIMQQLCMNKFVSPTTGATISSAQLGILLALLFMPGSTLWVRAGFAFTAAIAGTWIFVALIQRIQFRDVVMVPLVGIMFGNVIGGITNYLAYKYEMTQALSSWLVGHFSLVMKGRYELVMLVVPLIAAAFIFANHFNIVGMGKDFSKNLGVSYNAVLFLGLTIAAMITASVVVVAGSISYIGLIVPNLVTMFKGDKLRGTLTDTALFGALFVLISDMIGRVVIAPYELPIELIVGVLGSLIFLVLLWMRLNGKGRFIKKAEGGCKG